One region of Demequina sp. TMPB413 genomic DNA includes:
- a CDS encoding holo-ACP synthase gives MAVVGVGIDVVELERFDRAIARTPRFAQKVFTPAERELGRHSMAARWAAKEALAKALGAPAGLSWQDAEVVRDPSGQPRFEISGTVASRAEQLGVVTLHVSLSHDAGIASAVVIAEGP, from the coding sequence GTGGCCGTCGTCGGCGTGGGAATCGACGTCGTGGAGCTTGAGCGCTTCGATCGCGCCATCGCGCGCACGCCCCGGTTCGCCCAGAAGGTCTTCACTCCTGCCGAACGCGAACTCGGCCGCCACTCGATGGCGGCTCGGTGGGCCGCGAAGGAGGCACTCGCCAAGGCCCTCGGGGCTCCGGCGGGCCTGTCGTGGCAGGATGCCGAAGTGGTGCGCGACCCCTCAGGGCAGCCACGCTTCGAGATCTCGGGGACGGTCGCCTCCCGTGCGGAGCAACTGGGAGTCGTCACCTTGCACGTGTCGTTGTCACACGACGCGGGCATCGCGTCGGCGGTGGTCATTGCGGAGGGTCCATGA
- the alr gene encoding alanine racemase, translating to MSLLNITVDTAAITHNVRVLTQRTSAQVMAVVKADAYGHGLIPASLAARAGGATWLGVAQPHEALALRAAGDTGRILTWLYGPELPAADLVRADVDLSVNSSEVLGEIVVASRSVGRRARVHVAVDTGLGREGVPLALLPGLLELAKAAQQEGVIQVVGMWSHLAWADAPGHATIDRQAETFARALAMAQEAGVTLEVRHLANSACTLTRPDLHFDLVRPGIAVYGLPPVEDPEGDDFGLLPAMSVTSSIVLVKDVPAGQGVSYGHEYVTPFPTTLGLVSAGYADGVFRSAGSVADVAVRGRRYTIAGRVCMDQFVIDLGPATDVCVGDQVTLIGPDGPSAKDWARAVGTIDYEIVCRFGGLRAKGSV from the coding sequence ATGAGCCTGCTCAACATCACGGTTGACACCGCCGCCATCACCCACAACGTGCGCGTGCTGACGCAGCGCACAAGCGCCCAGGTCATGGCAGTCGTCAAGGCCGACGCTTACGGTCACGGACTGATTCCGGCGTCCCTTGCGGCAAGGGCCGGGGGAGCCACATGGCTCGGAGTGGCCCAACCGCACGAGGCACTCGCACTGCGCGCGGCTGGCGACACCGGGCGCATCCTGACGTGGCTCTACGGCCCTGAACTGCCAGCGGCTGATCTTGTGCGCGCGGACGTCGACCTGTCGGTGAACTCGTCAGAGGTGCTGGGCGAGATCGTGGTCGCTTCTCGCAGCGTCGGCCGCCGCGCACGTGTGCACGTCGCCGTGGACACGGGTCTCGGCCGCGAGGGAGTGCCTCTTGCCCTTTTGCCCGGACTGCTGGAGTTGGCGAAGGCGGCGCAGCAAGAGGGTGTGATCCAGGTGGTTGGCATGTGGTCGCATCTCGCGTGGGCGGACGCACCGGGCCACGCCACGATCGATCGTCAGGCAGAGACGTTTGCGCGAGCGCTCGCGATGGCGCAAGAGGCAGGCGTCACGCTTGAGGTGCGGCACCTGGCGAACTCGGCGTGCACACTCACGAGGCCAGATTTGCACTTCGACCTCGTCAGGCCAGGGATCGCCGTCTACGGACTGCCGCCCGTCGAAGACCCCGAAGGTGACGACTTCGGCCTGCTGCCGGCGATGAGCGTCACGTCAAGCATCGTGCTCGTGAAGGATGTCCCTGCCGGCCAAGGCGTCAGCTATGGCCACGAGTATGTGACGCCGTTCCCCACCACGCTTGGATTGGTGAGCGCCGGTTACGCGGACGGCGTCTTTCGTTCGGCGGGGTCCGTGGCGGACGTCGCGGTGCGCGGCAGGCGCTACACGATTGCCGGTCGGGTGTGCATGGATCAGTTCGTGATCGACCTGGGACCAGCGACCGACGTGTGTGTGGGAGACCAGGTGACACTGATCGGCCCTGACGGCCCGAGCGCCAAGGACTGGGCGCGGGCGGTCGGCACGATCGACTACGAGATTGTCTGCCGGTTCGGCGGATTACGGGCCAAGGGGAGCGTGTGA
- the tsaE gene encoding tRNA (adenosine(37)-N6)-threonylcarbamoyltransferase complex ATPase subunit type 1 TsaE: protein MKYLIPSGDAMRALGQELAGVFRAGDLVILSGGLGAGKTTLVQGIGAGLGVRGQVASPTFIISRVHTPRAEGPVLVHVDAYRLASLDELDHLDLDASTDEAVTVVEWGEGKAETLAEGHALITIERPRGALADGEDPAAGVRTVTITTTGASWQGRSWPVTGWDA from the coding sequence GTGAAGTATCTGATTCCCAGCGGCGACGCGATGCGCGCGCTCGGTCAAGAGCTCGCAGGCGTCTTCAGGGCAGGCGACTTGGTGATCCTGTCGGGCGGTCTCGGCGCCGGCAAAACGACCCTTGTGCAGGGCATCGGGGCAGGCCTCGGGGTGCGGGGACAAGTGGCGAGCCCCACCTTCATCATCTCTAGGGTTCACACACCGCGCGCCGAAGGGCCCGTGTTGGTACACGTCGACGCCTACCGTCTCGCGTCCCTCGACGAACTCGATCACCTTGACCTCGATGCGTCGACGGACGAGGCTGTCACCGTGGTCGAGTGGGGCGAGGGCAAGGCAGAGACGCTCGCGGAGGGCCATGCGCTCATCACGATAGAACGCCCGCGCGGAGCGCTTGCCGATGGGGAGGATCCTGCCGCTGGTGTCAGGACGGTCACCATCACGACGACAGGGGCGAGTTGGCAAGGTCGCTCGTGGCCAGTGACGGGGTGGGACGCATGA
- the tsaB gene encoding tRNA (adenosine(37)-N6)-threonylcarbamoyltransferase complex dimerization subunit type 1 TsaB, producing the protein MILSLDTSSAMSVALTDADAKEALARRSVFAPRGHAEHLTDLVRQVLDEAAVSKADVTAVAVGTGPAPFTGLRVGLVTARMLAFAWGVPVWGVCSLDALGAQAKDAVVVGDARRREVYVARYVAGLRTEGPAVLAPAQVEVRPEDILVGRGATAYPEAFPGATEADPDPLWLAREALRRLAAGEDVGTEPLYLRRPDVHGA; encoded by the coding sequence ATGATCTTGTCTCTCGATACGTCGTCAGCGATGTCGGTGGCACTCACCGATGCCGACGCGAAGGAAGCGTTGGCACGAAGGTCCGTCTTTGCGCCCCGCGGCCACGCTGAACACCTCACCGACCTCGTGCGCCAGGTCCTGGATGAGGCTGCGGTCTCCAAAGCAGACGTGACCGCGGTGGCGGTGGGGACCGGCCCGGCACCCTTCACAGGTCTCCGCGTAGGGCTCGTGACGGCCCGCATGTTGGCTTTCGCATGGGGCGTTCCTGTGTGGGGGGTGTGTTCGCTCGACGCGCTCGGCGCTCAAGCCAAAGATGCCGTCGTCGTCGGCGACGCGAGGCGTCGCGAGGTGTACGTAGCGCGATACGTCGCAGGCTTGCGCACGGAAGGGCCAGCGGTGCTCGCGCCGGCGCAAGTGGAAGTGCGGCCGGAGGACATCCTTGTGGGACGCGGGGCGACCGCTTACCCCGAGGCCTTTCCTGGCGCCACCGAGGCCGACCCTGACCCGTTGTGGTTGGCGCGCGAGGCACTGCGTCGGCTCGCGGCCGGTGAGGACGTCGGGACGGAGCCGCTGTATCTGCGACGCCCAGACGTTCACGGCGCATGA
- the rimI gene encoding ribosomal protein S18-alanine N-acetyltransferase, whose protein sequence is MSDALSEEPRLRDLQERDLEWLAEQELVIFGSAAWSQGLIREDWRYGSNRYRGAEIGSELAAYAIYGFEGDAFHLMNLAVTPDYRRRGLAKVLMDDFVAEARSHGAADAWLEVAVDNEAALALYRAYGFELVRVRRKYYQPAGIDALVMRRELAGYEPAVHAD, encoded by the coding sequence ATGAGCGACGCCTTGAGCGAAGAGCCCCGACTGCGAGACCTCCAAGAGCGAGACCTTGAGTGGTTGGCCGAGCAGGAGCTCGTCATCTTCGGGTCGGCAGCCTGGTCGCAAGGTCTCATCCGTGAGGACTGGCGCTACGGCTCCAACCGCTATCGCGGAGCTGAGATTGGTAGTGAGTTGGCGGCCTACGCGATCTATGGTTTTGAGGGCGACGCGTTCCACCTGATGAACCTCGCCGTGACGCCCGACTACCGGCGGCGGGGCCTCGCGAAGGTGCTCATGGACGACTTCGTGGCCGAGGCGCGCTCTCACGGAGCCGCTGACGCCTGGCTCGAGGTGGCGGTGGACAACGAAGCCGCTCTCGCGCTCTATCGAGCATACGGATTCGAACTGGTGAGGGTGCGGCGCAAGTACTACCAGCCCGCCGGTATCGACGCTCTGGTGATGCGTCGGGAGCTCGCGGGTTACGAGCCTGCTGTCCACGCCGACTGA
- the tsaD gene encoding tRNA (adenosine(37)-N6)-threonylcarbamoyltransferase complex transferase subunit TsaD produces the protein MELVLGLESTCDETGVALVRGRELVADVVASSMDEHARFGGIVPEVASRAHLEALVPTVHEALTRAGHSLDDVDAIAVASGPGLVGSLTVGVAAAKALALALDRPLYGVNHVIGHAAVDELVHGEFPDRTMALVVSGGHTSLLLVDDIATQVTELGHTLDDAAGEAFDKVGRLLKLPYPGGPHVDRLAREGDPTAIAFPRALTAPKDRERHAYNFSFSGLKTAVARWIEAYEDSGRAVPVADVAASFAAAVADVLVTKTLDACERHEVGTLVIGGGFSANSQLRELAAREGALRGIDVRIPPLKYCTDNGAMIAALGSALVSRSVAPSALTIGVDSSMPLETISV, from the coding sequence ATGGAGTTGGTGCTTGGCCTTGAATCGACGTGCGATGAGACGGGCGTCGCCCTGGTGCGTGGTCGCGAACTGGTGGCCGATGTGGTCGCCTCGTCCATGGACGAGCATGCCCGCTTTGGCGGCATCGTGCCCGAGGTAGCCTCGCGAGCGCACCTCGAAGCATTGGTCCCGACCGTCCACGAAGCGCTCACACGAGCAGGTCACTCCCTTGACGACGTCGACGCGATCGCCGTCGCCTCCGGCCCCGGACTGGTGGGCTCGCTCACGGTGGGCGTCGCGGCGGCGAAGGCGCTGGCTCTCGCGCTCGACCGGCCGCTATACGGCGTGAACCATGTGATCGGCCACGCTGCGGTCGATGAGCTGGTGCACGGAGAGTTTCCCGATCGCACGATGGCGCTCGTCGTGTCCGGTGGGCACACATCGCTGCTGCTCGTGGACGACATCGCGACGCAGGTGACGGAGCTAGGACACACGCTCGACGACGCTGCGGGTGAGGCGTTCGACAAGGTGGGCAGGCTGTTGAAGCTTCCCTACCCTGGCGGACCGCACGTGGACAGGCTCGCTCGCGAGGGCGATCCGACCGCCATCGCGTTTCCCCGCGCCCTGACCGCCCCCAAGGACAGGGAGCGGCACGCCTACAACTTCTCGTTTTCAGGCCTGAAGACTGCGGTCGCCCGATGGATCGAGGCTTACGAGGATTCTGGGCGCGCGGTCCCCGTCGCCGACGTCGCGGCATCGTTCGCCGCCGCCGTCGCCGACGTACTGGTGACCAAAACGCTCGATGCGTGCGAAAGGCATGAGGTGGGCACGCTCGTGATTGGAGGAGGCTTCTCCGCGAACAGCCAGTTGCGGGAGCTCGCGGCGCGTGAGGGGGCGCTACGCGGGATTGACGTGCGCATCCCGCCGCTCAAGTACTGCACCGACAACGGCGCCATGATCGCTGCGCTTGGCTCGGCACTTGTCTCTCGTTCAGTTGCGCCGAGCGCCCTCACCATCGGTGTGGACTCATCCATGCCGTTGGAGACGATTTCGGTATGA
- a CDS encoding glycoside hydrolase family 3 N-terminal domain-containing protein, with amino-acid sequence MSARRVVAIVGAAAVLVAGAGATWLATGRPGLSESTPASTVPVTISSPVLQNAPPSDLPTLAWGPTVVDVARAQVAASQLPLDVAAGHVIVAYWNSPDSAGAAAVVRDSHVAGVILMSGAVVDSAQVRQVTEAVAQAAQEDGREWPPVISTDQEGGPVARLDGILPEMPAFMAAGAASDKATVTHAYEAVARDMADLGFTVNWAPVADVTVGPGDPVIQVRSAGSDPDNVAATVVAAVEGFMAGGVAPAVKHFPGHGSVTTDSHAALPVQTATVEELSARDFVPFTRAVDEGAPMVMMGHISVAEWGGGPATTNPEAYAYLREELGFTGVAATDALNMAAISDVYGPGDSEVAALAAGADLLLLPRDVEAARQAIVVAVENGSLSRQRLDEAVARVSLLMTQQAQWADAAAGQSTDVDYARQFAATSATVVAPQCGEPLVGDTVRIVGGWPGERRALADALAAYGVGESEEGTTVRILGSSTGSGNADVVVAMDGPWGLPASQATAYVGLYGRSEAALAGLADVLTGNVPPGGSWPVPGMPGTPCGR; translated from the coding sequence ATGAGCGCGCGCCGCGTGGTCGCCATCGTGGGCGCTGCTGCGGTGCTCGTGGCTGGCGCGGGTGCTACGTGGTTGGCCACTGGCCGCCCGGGCCTTTCTGAGTCGACGCCGGCGAGTACGGTGCCCGTGACCATCTCAAGCCCGGTGCTGCAGAACGCGCCGCCAAGCGACCTCCCGACCTTGGCATGGGGACCGACCGTGGTGGATGTGGCCCGCGCACAGGTTGCCGCATCGCAACTACCGCTCGACGTGGCGGCCGGTCACGTCATCGTCGCGTACTGGAACTCGCCCGACTCAGCGGGCGCGGCCGCCGTGGTGCGCGACAGCCATGTGGCCGGCGTGATTCTCATGAGTGGAGCCGTGGTGGACTCCGCCCAAGTGAGGCAAGTGACGGAGGCCGTGGCGCAAGCGGCTCAAGAAGACGGTCGCGAGTGGCCGCCGGTGATCTCGACCGACCAAGAGGGCGGTCCCGTGGCGCGGCTCGACGGGATTCTGCCCGAGATGCCGGCGTTCATGGCGGCGGGCGCCGCGTCGGACAAGGCGACGGTGACACACGCCTACGAAGCCGTCGCGAGGGACATGGCTGACTTGGGCTTCACGGTGAACTGGGCGCCTGTGGCCGATGTGACAGTGGGCCCCGGCGACCCGGTGATCCAGGTCAGGTCGGCGGGCTCCGACCCCGACAACGTCGCCGCCACCGTTGTCGCTGCCGTGGAGGGATTCATGGCTGGAGGAGTCGCTCCCGCCGTGAAGCACTTCCCTGGTCACGGTTCGGTGACGACGGACTCGCACGCGGCCCTGCCCGTGCAGACCGCAACAGTGGAGGAACTCTCCGCGCGTGACTTCGTTCCGTTCACGCGAGCGGTCGACGAGGGCGCGCCGATGGTCATGATGGGGCATATCTCGGTCGCCGAATGGGGTGGAGGGCCCGCCACTACCAACCCGGAGGCGTACGCATACTTGAGAGAAGAGCTCGGATTCACCGGGGTGGCGGCCACGGATGCCCTCAACATGGCCGCCATCAGCGACGTGTATGGGCCGGGTGACTCGGAAGTGGCTGCGCTCGCGGCGGGAGCGGACTTGCTGCTGCTACCCCGGGACGTGGAGGCCGCGCGCCAAGCCATCGTGGTGGCGGTAGAGAACGGCTCGCTTTCTCGACAGCGTCTCGACGAGGCCGTCGCGCGCGTCAGCCTCCTCATGACTCAGCAGGCCCAGTGGGCGGATGCCGCAGCGGGGCAATCGACCGACGTCGATTACGCGCGCCAGTTCGCAGCGACTTCCGCGACCGTCGTCGCACCGCAGTGCGGCGAGCCGCTGGTGGGCGACACCGTCAGGATCGTGGGCGGCTGGCCTGGTGAACGCCGTGCGCTCGCCGACGCCCTGGCCGCCTACGGCGTGGGCGAGTCAGAAGAGGGCACCACGGTTCGAATACTCGGTTCCTCCACGGGATCGGGCAACGCCGACGTTGTGGTGGCGATGGACGGGCCGTGGGGTCTTCCCGCGTCGCAAGCCACCGCGTACGTGGGGCTCTACGGGCGGTCAGAGGCGGCGCTCGCCGGACTGGCTGATGTTCTCACCGGCAACGTCCCCCCCGGTGGTTCCTGGCCCGTGCCTGGAATGCCAGGCACTCCGTGCGGGCGTTGA
- a CDS encoding class I SAM-dependent methyltransferase, giving the protein MDARAARLALSPETLSLLAPLPPYDADHALVLAQQLRDRGADADVVAAALTQSRLRADARAKFGDFAAGMVFTQEGLEQATRLVVAAHHGQRYRAAGVTTVADLTCGLGADAMAFATLGLNVLAFERDEATALLAAHNLRHWDGASVVHADSLETLARGDIGIDAVFADPARRNALGRRHDPRDYSPPLGEVIALRRRWPEVGIKVGPAIAHDDVPQETEAQWVSVDGDVVEAGLWMGALAHHHSHSALVLKAGQAHVLDGAPVPGEPGELGEYLLEPDGAVIRSGLVGPLTESLGARLLDPHLAYLTTDTPAASPFATTFRIVDSLPYSEKRLASALAARGVGHVEIKKRGLDVDPAALRRRLRLKGDSSATVILARIGDARTAFIAQRV; this is encoded by the coding sequence ATGGACGCCCGCGCCGCACGCTTGGCCCTCTCCCCCGAGACGCTGTCATTGCTTGCTCCCCTGCCGCCGTACGACGCCGACCACGCGCTCGTGCTTGCCCAGCAGCTTCGCGACAGGGGTGCGGATGCCGACGTGGTGGCGGCCGCACTCACGCAGTCACGCCTTCGCGCCGACGCTCGCGCCAAGTTCGGCGACTTCGCCGCGGGGATGGTCTTCACTCAAGAAGGTCTCGAGCAAGCGACCCGGCTCGTCGTCGCCGCACACCACGGCCAGCGCTATCGCGCAGCTGGGGTCACGACGGTGGCGGATCTCACGTGTGGCCTGGGTGCGGACGCGATGGCTTTCGCCACTCTCGGTCTCAACGTGCTGGCCTTCGAGCGCGACGAAGCAACGGCTCTCCTGGCAGCTCACAACCTGAGGCACTGGGACGGTGCGTCCGTGGTGCACGCCGACTCCCTGGAGACTCTCGCTCGCGGCGACATCGGCATCGACGCCGTCTTTGCCGATCCCGCCAGGCGCAACGCTCTGGGCCGGCGCCACGACCCTCGCGACTACTCCCCGCCTCTCGGAGAAGTCATCGCGCTCAGGCGCCGCTGGCCCGAAGTGGGCATCAAGGTAGGCCCGGCGATCGCGCACGACGACGTTCCTCAGGAGACCGAAGCCCAATGGGTGAGCGTCGATGGCGATGTCGTCGAGGCGGGCCTGTGGATGGGAGCGCTGGCGCACCACCATTCCCACTCGGCGCTCGTACTCAAGGCCGGTCAGGCACACGTGCTTGATGGTGCGCCAGTGCCGGGCGAGCCGGGAGAGCTTGGCGAGTACCTTCTCGAGCCCGACGGAGCCGTCATCAGGTCTGGACTCGTGGGGCCTCTCACAGAGAGCCTCGGCGCCCGCTTGCTCGACCCTCACCTTGCCTACCTCACGACAGACACACCCGCCGCTTCTCCTTTTGCGACGACGTTCCGCATCGTCGATTCTCTTCCCTACTCGGAAAAGCGCCTCGCCTCGGCTCTCGCTGCGCGCGGCGTTGGTCACGTCGAGATCAAGAAGCGCGGCCTCGACGTTGACCCTGCCGCGCTGAGGCGCCGTCTGAGATTGAAAGGCGACTCGAGCGCCACGGTGATCCTGGCGCGGATCGGCGATGCGCGCACCGCGTTTATCGCACAGCGCGTTTAG
- the groES gene encoding co-chaperone GroES produces the protein MSVSIKPLEDKVVVKPAVAEQTTASGLVIPDTAKEKPQEGEIVAVGPGRIDDNGNRVPLDVAVGDRVMYSKYGGTEVKHGGQEYLILSVRDLLAVVE, from the coding sequence GTGTCGGTCTCTATCAAGCCTCTCGAGGACAAGGTTGTGGTGAAGCCGGCAGTTGCCGAGCAGACCACGGCCTCGGGCCTCGTGATCCCCGATACCGCGAAGGAGAAGCCCCAGGAGGGCGAGATCGTCGCGGTCGGACCGGGTCGCATTGACGACAACGGAAACCGTGTACCGCTCGACGTCGCCGTCGGCGACAGGGTGATGTACTCAAAGTACGGCGGCACCGAGGTCAAGCACGGCGGTCAGGAATACCTGATCCTGTCGGTGCGCGACCTGCTCGCAGTCGTCGAGTAA
- a CDS encoding WhiB family transcriptional regulator yields the protein METIATLPAPTQDQWEWQYEGSCREADPNLFFHPEGERGAARRRRAEAAKQYCNRCPVLELCRERSLAAREPFGVWGGLSEDERHAILAGRMKQAS from the coding sequence ATGGAGACGATCGCCACATTGCCAGCCCCAACGCAGGACCAGTGGGAGTGGCAGTACGAAGGTTCATGTCGCGAAGCAGACCCCAATCTGTTTTTTCACCCAGAAGGCGAGCGCGGTGCTGCGCGCCGCCGTCGTGCCGAAGCCGCCAAGCAGTACTGCAACCGTTGCCCTGTCCTTGAGTTGTGCAGGGAACGCTCCCTCGCCGCGCGCGAACCGTTCGGCGTGTGGGGAGGACTCAGCGAGGACGAACGCCATGCGATCCTCGCTGGCCGTATGAAGCAGGCAAGCTAA
- the guaB gene encoding IMP dehydrogenase: MATSEHDPFGFTGLTYDDVLLLPGESDVTPSEVSTATRFTRGISIAVPLLSAAMDTVTEARLAISLARLGGIGVLHRNLSIDDQAQQVVTVKRSESGMITDPVTISPDATLADLDALCARYRVSGLPVVDADGTLVGIITNRDMRFVSPSDYAGRFVRDQMTPMPLITAPEGVSNAAASELLAKHRVEKLPLLDKDGKLTGLITVKDFVKTEKYPLATKDDEGRLRVAAAVGFYGDAWERATALVDAEVDALVVDTAHGHAQAMIDMIRRLKSDPATSHVQVIGGNVATRAGAEALIDAGVDAIKVGVGPGSICTTRVVAGVGVPQVTAVYEASLAARAAGVPIIADGGLQYSGDIAKALVAGASSVMIGSLFAGCAETPGDLVLVNGKQFKSYRGMGSMGAMASRGRRSYSKDRYFQADAPSDDDLIPEGIEGRVPYKGPLSSVVRQLVGGLGQSMFYVGARTIPELQSKGKFVRITPAGLKESHPHDVQITVEAPNYAGPN; the protein is encoded by the coding sequence ATGGCAACCAGCGAGCACGACCCCTTCGGGTTCACAGGCCTGACGTATGACGACGTTCTCTTGCTTCCTGGCGAGAGTGATGTCACGCCTTCAGAGGTGTCGACGGCGACCCGATTCACGCGCGGAATCTCCATCGCCGTGCCACTGCTCAGCGCAGCAATGGACACGGTGACAGAGGCGCGTCTGGCAATCTCGCTTGCCAGGCTCGGCGGCATCGGCGTGCTCCATCGAAACCTCTCGATCGACGACCAGGCCCAGCAGGTCGTGACGGTGAAGCGCTCCGAGTCGGGGATGATCACTGACCCAGTCACCATCAGTCCCGATGCCACTCTCGCGGACCTCGACGCCCTCTGTGCCCGTTACCGCGTCTCGGGTCTCCCCGTGGTTGACGCCGACGGCACGCTCGTCGGCATTATCACCAACCGCGACATGAGGTTCGTGTCTCCCAGTGACTACGCCGGCCGTTTTGTGCGCGACCAGATGACGCCCATGCCGCTCATCACGGCTCCAGAGGGAGTCTCCAACGCTGCAGCCTCCGAACTGCTCGCGAAGCATCGCGTCGAGAAGCTGCCGCTGCTCGACAAGGACGGCAAGCTCACCGGTCTGATCACCGTCAAGGACTTCGTCAAGACGGAGAAGTACCCGCTCGCCACCAAAGATGACGAGGGGCGCCTTCGAGTCGCCGCTGCCGTCGGGTTCTATGGGGATGCATGGGAGCGAGCGACAGCCTTGGTGGATGCCGAGGTTGACGCGCTCGTCGTTGACACCGCTCACGGGCACGCTCAAGCGATGATCGACATGATCCGCCGCCTCAAGTCCGACCCGGCAACGTCACACGTCCAGGTCATTGGCGGCAACGTCGCCACTCGCGCTGGTGCGGAAGCGCTGATCGACGCGGGCGTGGACGCCATCAAGGTGGGTGTCGGACCTGGATCGATCTGCACCACTCGAGTGGTGGCAGGCGTCGGCGTTCCTCAGGTGACGGCCGTGTATGAGGCCTCCCTTGCCGCTCGCGCCGCTGGCGTTCCGATCATCGCCGACGGCGGGCTCCAGTACTCGGGTGACATCGCCAAGGCACTGGTGGCAGGAGCGTCGTCCGTCATGATCGGCTCGCTCTTTGCCGGTTGTGCCGAGACGCCTGGCGATCTCGTCCTGGTCAACGGCAAGCAGTTCAAGAGTTACCGCGGCATGGGTTCGATGGGGGCGATGGCTTCCCGGGGGCGTCGCTCGTACTCCAAGGATCGCTATTTCCAGGCCGACGCTCCCAGCGACGATGACCTGATCCCGGAGGGCATCGAGGGGCGGGTGCCCTACAAGGGCCCCTTGTCCTCCGTGGTTAGGCAACTCGTCGGTGGCTTGGGGCAGTCGATGTTCTACGTCGGGGCACGCACCATTCCCGAGTTGCAGTCAAAGGGCAAGTTCGTGCGCATCACGCCTGCTGGTCTCAAAGAGAGCCATCCGCACGACGTCCAGATCACCGTCGAGGCTCCCAACTACGCCGGCCCGAATTAG
- a CDS encoding TSUP family transporter — protein sequence MELTWHALAILAVVALVAGFLDTLAGGGGLLTLPALLLAGVPPLAALGTNKLQGSFGTGMATYQVLRRRRVSWVDVRGPMLLAFAGSVAGSIGIQFVDADGLRVLIPVVLALIAAYFLFVPRAHHPPTSPRVSEGTFRGAVVPTIGAYDGAFGPGTGSLYALTGVALRAQTLVQSTAVAKTLNFATNAASLAVFLVAGQVVWVAGAAMIGGQLLGSYVASHVLFRVKPLVLRVLIVVMSLGMLARVLVG from the coding sequence GTGGAGCTCACCTGGCATGCGCTTGCCATCTTGGCCGTGGTGGCCCTGGTCGCCGGATTCCTTGACACTCTTGCGGGCGGCGGCGGTCTCCTGACGCTGCCCGCGCTCCTCTTGGCCGGGGTGCCGCCGCTCGCCGCACTCGGGACCAACAAGCTTCAAGGCTCCTTCGGCACCGGCATGGCGACGTACCAGGTGCTGAGACGTCGTCGAGTCTCGTGGGTGGACGTCAGAGGTCCGATGCTGCTCGCATTCGCTGGCTCCGTCGCAGGCTCGATCGGGATCCAGTTTGTCGACGCCGACGGTCTGCGAGTACTGATCCCCGTGGTGTTGGCACTGATCGCCGCCTACTTCCTGTTTGTGCCGCGCGCGCACCACCCGCCGACGAGCCCACGCGTCAGCGAGGGGACCTTCAGGGGTGCTGTCGTGCCGACCATCGGTGCGTACGACGGCGCTTTTGGCCCGGGTACCGGCTCGCTCTACGCTCTCACGGGAGTGGCGCTTCGCGCGCAGACGCTTGTCCAGTCGACCGCCGTTGCCAAGACGTTGAACTTCGCCACGAACGCGGCCTCGCTGGCCGTGTTCCTTGTGGCTGGCCAGGTGGTGTGGGTCGCAGGCGCCGCCATGATCGGAGGCCAGTTGCTCGGGTCGTACGTGGCCTCGCACGTGCTCTTCCGCGTCAAGCCATTGGTGCTGCGCGTGCTGATCGTGGTGATGTCGCTGGGGATGCTCGCGCGGGTGTTGGTGGGCTAG